Proteins encoded in a region of the Thunnus maccoyii chromosome 4, fThuMac1.1, whole genome shotgun sequence genome:
- the usp19 gene encoding ubiquitin carboxyl-terminal hydrolase 19 isoform X3, with translation MASSGGSGVAGSETAGRRSGAQHQQRGGGGRDNSSELSSSTSKKKQKDRANQESREAKRAAAAAAAAAADGVIAEVKKDVFVDWKQNANEVIVRLRCGEGVQRIEDINTTFTDTHCHVCFPDGRQWSCQLQEEIEASCSRVQYKEKGGFLLLIMHKKIPFHIWPSLKSNKKEKEAVPAETKNVKEQETRHVALQSSEKPKLTPSQPQLQPQPQPPSSPAHSESRHSGSKADRGVKRCFKNKQPCDTASVGVKSGGGGESTTTSKPVTVTKGDQLPQEPSAKRTISRLPKTTMEATSPSPDRDTHSVKSTAANGKDSHIHPPAGRSPQTQHRDGDNRAERLGSDQEHKPGVAVAVASHTNKTQKAEKQKQSADTEHRSETTTRGIESQPAAPVSTSDCLKPVSFNNKMDSASPERQGDRTDSETEKKPVEQETEQDALISQQLGSREASTALAVAVEPGLTQRQGSCDGEEKRDQSKEEPPLEMKQQEAPEPMVNLQFVKNDSYEKGTDLMVVNVYMKGICRDTARVIFREQDFTLIFQTSDTNFLRLHSDCGPNTVFKWQVKLRNLIQPEQCSYSFTPSRLDITLKKRHSQRWGGLEAPATQVGGAKVAVPSSPACMEKSQPGSSQHSLPAKDEPPRVGEEKPKAPKASSRVEDGGLDTVAPRTVSEHVAITKPEPTVTVPKPTCMVQPMTHAPPASNERHEEEEEKKVCLPGFTGLVNLGNTCFMNSVIQSLSNTRELRDYFHDRAFEAEINCNNPLGTGGRLAIGFAVLLRALWKGTHHAFQPSKLKAIVASKASQFTGYAQHDAQEFMAFLLDGLHEDLNRIQNKPYTETVDSDGRLDEVVAEEAWQRHKMRNDSFIVDLFQGQFKSKLVCPTCSKVSITFDPFLYLPVPLPQKQKVLSVFYFAKEPHKKPIKFLVSVSKENSSTAEVLESISRSVRVKPENLRLAEVGKNRFQRMFLLSHSLDTVSPSDMLFCFEVLSKDLAKERVVLLRVQQRLQVPNIPISKCAACLKPPVSEEDKLKRCTRCYRVGYCNQVCQRTHWPNHKGLCRPNTENVGLPFLVSVPESRLSYARLTQLLEGFSRFSVNVFQPPFQSGRTSPETSQCRGDLPPMAAGSPEGPGSGDEAMGGSSTVAAGDLELETHSALPESQAECAQASALHSGESESLSSSQTSLSTTRTTDSGFSEPISSTSCFSLDPHAEKETSCEKSVRPEAAVTGYQHPSESASGHASQFYIALLDTNNKEQRLDEKEDPLLDLPEDTILELVWKNNERLKEYVLVSSKELEYEEDPGSLSETARAGHFTLEQCLNLFTKPEVLAPEEAWYCPKCQQHREASKQLLLWRLPNVLIIQLKRFSFRSFIWRDKINDMVDFPVRNLDLSKFCIGQKDEMQHPPIYDLYAVINHYGGMIGGHYTAYARLPSDKNSQRSDVGWRLFDDSTVTMVEESQVVTRYAYVLFYRRRNSPVERPPRFLRPVGAESPTATGATASQASLIWRELEEEEEGFYEGPCGLFRSGQRRRQTLRNREEEDEDRAEGPMQCHRWRRMSDYPDDDCMRYFLLGTLAAAFALFVNLVYPLLYKSNWT, from the exons ATGGCCAGTAGCGGCGGTAGCGGTGTGGCTGGTAGTGAGACAGCGGGCCGTCGCAGTGGGGCTCAGCATCAGCAGAGAGGAGGCGGCGGTAGGGACAACAGCTCAGAGTTGTCCTCCAGTACCAGTAAAAAGAAGCAGAAGGACAGGGCTAACcaggagagcagagaggccaagagggcggcagcagcagccgcCGCGGCAGCAGCTGATGGAGTTATTGCAGAGGTCAAGAAAG atgtgTTTGTGGACTGGAAGCAGAACGCTAATGAAGTGATTGTCAGACTGCGCTGTGGGGAGGGGGTGCAGAGGATAGAGGACATCAACACAACCTTTACTGATACACACTGCCATGTGTGCTTCCCAG ATGGACGGCAGTGGAGCTGCCAATTGCAGGAGGAAATCGAGGCCTCATGTAGCAGAGTCCAGTACAAGGAGAAGGGAGGTTTCCTGCTGCTCATTATGCACAAGAAGATCCCCTTTCACATCTGGCCTTCACTTAAG TCAAACAAGAAGGAAAAGGAGGCAGTACCCGCAGAGACCAAAAATGTAAAGGAACAGGAGACAAGGCATGTTGCTTTGCAATCATCAGAGAAACCCAAGCTGACCCCCTCACAGCCACAACTCCAGCCTCAGCCTCAGCCTCCCTCCTCACCTGCACACAGTGAGTCAAGGCACAGCGGCAGCAAAGCTGATCGCGGTGTCAAGCGTtgcttcaaaaacaaacaaccatgTGACACGGCCTCTGTCGGGGTGAAAAGTGGAGGTGGAGGCGAGTCAACCACCACCAGCAAGCCCGTCACAGTCACGAAAGGTGACCAGCTGCCTCAGGAACCCAGTGCCAAGCGCACCATTTCACGGCTGCCCAAGACCACCATGGAGGCTACGTCACCGTCCCCTGACAGGGACACGCACTCTGTCAAGTCTACAGCAGCCAATGGTAAAGATTCACACATCCACCCGCCCGCTGGTCGGAGCCCGCAGACGCAACACAGAGATGGAgacaacagagcagagagattAGGCAGCGACCAGGAACATAAACCTGGAGTTGCTGTCGCTGTTGCCAGCCATACCAACAAAACTCAG AAGGCAGAGAAGCAAAAGCAGTCTGCAGACACTGAGCACAGGTCTGAAACAACTACACGCGGCATTGAAAGCCAACCAGCAGCTCCCGTTAGCACCAGTGACTGCCTCAAACCTGTCAGCTTCAACAACAAAATGGACTCGGCTTCTCCAGAAAGGCAGGGAGATAGAACTGACtctgagacagagaaaaagccTGTTGAGCAGGAAACAGAGCAGGATGCTCTCATCAGCCAGCAGCTGGGATCAAGAGAGGCAAGCACAGCACTAGCTGTTGCCGTGGAACCTGGTCTAACCCAGAGGCAGGGCAGCTGTGATGGAGAGGAGAAGCGGGACCAGTCGAAAGAGGAGCCACCCCTGGAAATGAAGCAACAGGAAG CCCCAGAGCCAATGGTCAACTTGCAGTTTGTGAAGAACGATTCGTATGAGAAGGGTACGGACCTGATGGTGGTCAATGTTTACATGAAGGGGATCTGCAGGGACACAGCCAGGGTCATCTTCAGGGAACAGGACTTCACCCTCATCTTCCAGACAAG TGATACTAACTTTCTGCGGCTTCATTCAGACTGTGGACCAAACACAGTCTTCAAGTGGCAAGTCAAACTCAG GAACCTGATCCAGCCTGAACAGTGCAGCTACTCCTTCACCCCGTCCCGACTGGACATCACCTTAAAGAAGAGACACAGCCAGCGCTGGGGGGGTCTGGAGGCCCCTGCCACACAAG TGGGTGGCGCCAAAGTTGCTGTGCCCTCCAGCCCTGCCTGCATGGAGAAAAGCCAGCCAGGCAGCAGCCAGCACAGCCTCCCAGCCAAGGACGAGCCTCCAAGGGTTGGAGAGGAGAAGCCAAAGGCTCCCAAGGCCTCATCCAGAGTGGAGGATGGCGGCCTGGATACTGTGGCTCCTCGCACCGTCTCTGAGCACGTTGCCATCACCAAGCCAGAGCCCACGGTCACGGTG CCTAAGCCTACCTGCATGGTACAGCCCATGACCCATGCACCCCCGGCCAGCAATGAGCGccatgaagaagaggaggagaagaaggtgTGCCTGCCTGGTTTTACAGGATTGGTCAACCTTGGTAACACCTGCTTCATGAACAGTGTCATCCAGTCCCTGTCCAACACCAGAGAACTCAGGGATTACTTCcatg ATCGAGCATTTGAGGCAGAAATCAACTGCAATAATCCGCTGGGAACAGGAGGCAGGCTCGCTATTGGCTTTGCTGTGCTGCTCAGGGCCCTTTGGAAAGGAACACATCATGCCTTCCAACCCTCAAAACTCAAG GCAATTGTGGCCAGTAAAGCCAGTCAATTTACAGGTTATGCCCAGCATGATGCCCAGGAATTCATGGCTTTCTTGCTGGACGGGCTCCACGAGGACTTGAACCGCATCCAGAATAAACCTTACACCGAGACAGTGGACTCTGATGGTCGGCTGGATGAG GTGGTGGCGGAGGAGGCATGGCAGAGGCACAAGATGAGAAACGACTCTTTCATAGTGGACCTCTTCCAAGGCCAGTTCAAATCCAAGCTCGTCTGCCCTACATGCTCCAAG GTGTCCATCACCTTTGACCCCTTCCTCTACCTGCCCGTCCCCCTGCCCCAGAAACAAAAGGTGCTGTCAGTTTTCTACTTTGCTAAGGAACCTCATAAAAAACCCATCAAG tttttgGTGAGTGTGAGCAAGGAGAACTCCAGCACTGCTGAAGTCCTCGAATCCATCTCCAGGAGTGTGAGGGTCAAACCAGAGAACCTCAGACTGGCAGAG gTGGGGAAGAACCGCTTCCAGCGCATGTTCCTGCTGTCCCATTCCCTGGACACAGTGTCTCCCTCTGACATGCTGTTCTGCTTTGAGGTGCTTTCCAAAGACCTGGCTAAGGAGAGAGTTGTACTGCTCCGAGTGCAGCAG AGACTCCAGGTCCCCAACATCCCCATTTCAAAGTGTGCTGCCTgcctgaagcctccagtgtcTGAGGAAGACAAGCTGAAGCGGTGCACTCGCTGCTATCGTGTCGGCTACTGTAATCA GGTGTGCCAGAGGACCCACTGGCCCAATCACAAAGGTCTGTGTCGACCTAACACAGAGAATGTGGGTCTGCCCTTCCTGGTCAGTGTGCCAGAGTCCCGACTGTCCTACGCCCGCCTCACCCAGCTACTAGAGGGTTTCTCCAG gtttTCCGTCAACGTGTTCCAGCCTCCTTTCCAGTCAGGCAGGACATCCCCCGAAACATCCCAGTGCCGGGGAGACCTGCCCCCAATGGCAGCAGGCTCTCCTGAAGGCCCTGGCTCAGGGGATGAGGCCATGGGAGGAAGCAGTACTGTGGCAGCAGGTGACTTGGAGCTGGAGACTCACTCGGCGCTCCCTGAATCCCAGGCAGAGTGTGCTCAGGCCTCAGCACTCCACTCTGGGGAGTCAGaatccctctcctcctcccagaCCTCACTCTCCACCACGCGGACAACAGACTCAGGATTCTCCGAGCCAatctcctccacctcctgctTCTCTCTGGACCCCCATGCTGAAAAAGAGACGTCCTGTGAGAAGTCGGTGCGGCCAGAAG CTGCAGTAACCGGGTATCAGCATCCAAGTGAATCAGCATCAGGTCATGCCAGTCAGTTCTACATTGCACTGCTGGACACTAACAACAAGGAGCAGAGGCTGGATGAAAAAG agGATCCGTTGTTGGACCTTCCTGAAGACACGATCCTTGAGCTGGTGTGGAAAAACAACGAGCGTCTGAAGGAATATGTTCTGGTGAGCTCCAAGGAGCTGGAGTATGAGGAAGACCCTGGCTCTCTGAGTGAGACAGCCAGAGCAGGACACTTTACCCTGGAGCAGTGCCTCAACCTCTTCACAAAGCCAGAGGTGCTGGCTCCAGAGGAGGCATG gtacTGTCCAAAGTGCCAGCAACACCGCGAGGCCTCCAAGCAACTGCTGCTGTGGCGTCTGCCCAACGTTTTGATCATCCAGCTCAAACGCTTCTCCTTCAGGAGTTTCATCTGGAGGGACAAGATAAATGACATGGTTGACTTCCCTGTTAG GAATCTGGATCTGAGTAAGTTCTGTATTGGCCAGAAGGATGAGATGCAACATCCCCCCATCTACGACTTGTATGCAGTCATCAACCACTACGGGGGAATGATAGGAGGCCACTACACAGCTTACGCTCGCCTGCCAAGTGATAAGAACAGCCAGCGCAGTGATGTTG GCTGGCGTTTGTTTGATGACAGCACTGTGACAATGGTGGAGGAGAGCCAGGTGGTGACACGCTACGCCTATGTCCTGTTCTATCGACGGCGAAACTCCCCCGTGGAGAGGCCACCACGGTTCCTCAGGCCTGTCGGAGCTGAGTCGCCCACTGCCACAGGAGCTACTGCCAGCCAG
- the usp19 gene encoding ubiquitin carboxyl-terminal hydrolase 19 isoform X1, which yields MASSGGSGVAGSETAGRRSGAQHQQRGGGGRDNSSELSSSTSKKKQKDRANQESREAKRAAAAAAAAAADGVIAEVKKDVFVDWKQNANEVIVRLRCGEGVQRIEDINTTFTDTHCHVCFPDGRQWSCQLQEEIEASCSRVQYKEKGGFLLLIMHKKIPFHIWPSLKSNKKEKEAVPAETKNVKEQETRHVALQSSEKPKLTPSQPQLQPQPQPPSSPAHSESRHSGSKADRGVKRCFKNKQPCDTASVGVKSGGGGESTTTSKPVTVTKGDQLPQEPSAKRTISRLPKTTMEATSPSPDRDTHSVKSTAANGKDSHIHPPAGRSPQTQHRDGDNRAERLGSDQEHKPGVAVAVASHTNKTQKAEKQKQSADTEHRSETTTRGIESQPAAPVSTSDCLKPVSFNNKMDSASPERQGDRTDSETEKKPVEQETEQDALISQQLGSREASTALAVAVEPGLTQRQGSCDGEEKRDQSKEEPPLEMKQQEAPEPMVNLQFVKNDSYEKGTDLMVVNVYMKGICRDTARVIFREQDFTLIFQTSDTNFLRLHSDCGPNTVFKWQVKLRNLIQPEQCSYSFTPSRLDITLKKRHSQRWGGLEAPATQGAVGGAKVAVPSSPACMEKSQPGSSQHSLPAKDEPPRVGEEKPKAPKASSRVEDGGLDTVAPRTVSEHVAITKPEPTVTVPKPTCMVQPMTHAPPASNERHEEEEEKKVCLPGFTGLVNLGNTCFMNSVIQSLSNTRELRDYFHDRAFEAEINCNNPLGTGGRLAIGFAVLLRALWKGTHHAFQPSKLKAIVASKASQFTGYAQHDAQEFMAFLLDGLHEDLNRIQNKPYTETVDSDGRLDEVVAEEAWQRHKMRNDSFIVDLFQGQFKSKLVCPTCSKVSITFDPFLYLPVPLPQKQKVLSVFYFAKEPHKKPIKFLVSVSKENSSTAEVLESISRSVRVKPENLRLAEVGKNRFQRMFLLSHSLDTVSPSDMLFCFEVLSKDLAKERVVLLRVQQRLQVPNIPISKCAACLKPPVSEEDKLKRCTRCYRVGYCNQVCQRTHWPNHKGLCRPNTENVGLPFLVSVPESRLSYARLTQLLEGFSRFSVNVFQPPFQSGRTSPETSQCRGDLPPMAAGSPEGPGSGDEAMGGSSTVAAGDLELETHSALPESQAECAQASALHSGESESLSSSQTSLSTTRTTDSGFSEPISSTSCFSLDPHAEKETSCEKSVRPEAAVTGYQHPSESASGHASQFYIALLDTNNKEQRLDEKEDPLLDLPEDTILELVWKNNERLKEYVLVSSKELEYEEDPGSLSETARAGHFTLEQCLNLFTKPEVLAPEEAWYCPKCQQHREASKQLLLWRLPNVLIIQLKRFSFRSFIWRDKINDMVDFPVRNLDLSKFCIGQKDEMQHPPIYDLYAVINHYGGMIGGHYTAYARLPSDKNSQRSDVGWRLFDDSTVTMVEESQVVTRYAYVLFYRRRNSPVERPPRFLRPVGAESPTATGATASQASLIWRELEEEEEGFYEGPCGLFRSGQRRRQTLRNREEEDEDRAEGPMQCHRWRRMSDYPDDDCMRYFLLGTLAAAFALFVNLVYPLLYKSNWT from the exons ATGGCCAGTAGCGGCGGTAGCGGTGTGGCTGGTAGTGAGACAGCGGGCCGTCGCAGTGGGGCTCAGCATCAGCAGAGAGGAGGCGGCGGTAGGGACAACAGCTCAGAGTTGTCCTCCAGTACCAGTAAAAAGAAGCAGAAGGACAGGGCTAACcaggagagcagagaggccaagagggcggcagcagcagccgcCGCGGCAGCAGCTGATGGAGTTATTGCAGAGGTCAAGAAAG atgtgTTTGTGGACTGGAAGCAGAACGCTAATGAAGTGATTGTCAGACTGCGCTGTGGGGAGGGGGTGCAGAGGATAGAGGACATCAACACAACCTTTACTGATACACACTGCCATGTGTGCTTCCCAG ATGGACGGCAGTGGAGCTGCCAATTGCAGGAGGAAATCGAGGCCTCATGTAGCAGAGTCCAGTACAAGGAGAAGGGAGGTTTCCTGCTGCTCATTATGCACAAGAAGATCCCCTTTCACATCTGGCCTTCACTTAAG TCAAACAAGAAGGAAAAGGAGGCAGTACCCGCAGAGACCAAAAATGTAAAGGAACAGGAGACAAGGCATGTTGCTTTGCAATCATCAGAGAAACCCAAGCTGACCCCCTCACAGCCACAACTCCAGCCTCAGCCTCAGCCTCCCTCCTCACCTGCACACAGTGAGTCAAGGCACAGCGGCAGCAAAGCTGATCGCGGTGTCAAGCGTtgcttcaaaaacaaacaaccatgTGACACGGCCTCTGTCGGGGTGAAAAGTGGAGGTGGAGGCGAGTCAACCACCACCAGCAAGCCCGTCACAGTCACGAAAGGTGACCAGCTGCCTCAGGAACCCAGTGCCAAGCGCACCATTTCACGGCTGCCCAAGACCACCATGGAGGCTACGTCACCGTCCCCTGACAGGGACACGCACTCTGTCAAGTCTACAGCAGCCAATGGTAAAGATTCACACATCCACCCGCCCGCTGGTCGGAGCCCGCAGACGCAACACAGAGATGGAgacaacagagcagagagattAGGCAGCGACCAGGAACATAAACCTGGAGTTGCTGTCGCTGTTGCCAGCCATACCAACAAAACTCAG AAGGCAGAGAAGCAAAAGCAGTCTGCAGACACTGAGCACAGGTCTGAAACAACTACACGCGGCATTGAAAGCCAACCAGCAGCTCCCGTTAGCACCAGTGACTGCCTCAAACCTGTCAGCTTCAACAACAAAATGGACTCGGCTTCTCCAGAAAGGCAGGGAGATAGAACTGACtctgagacagagaaaaagccTGTTGAGCAGGAAACAGAGCAGGATGCTCTCATCAGCCAGCAGCTGGGATCAAGAGAGGCAAGCACAGCACTAGCTGTTGCCGTGGAACCTGGTCTAACCCAGAGGCAGGGCAGCTGTGATGGAGAGGAGAAGCGGGACCAGTCGAAAGAGGAGCCACCCCTGGAAATGAAGCAACAGGAAG CCCCAGAGCCAATGGTCAACTTGCAGTTTGTGAAGAACGATTCGTATGAGAAGGGTACGGACCTGATGGTGGTCAATGTTTACATGAAGGGGATCTGCAGGGACACAGCCAGGGTCATCTTCAGGGAACAGGACTTCACCCTCATCTTCCAGACAAG TGATACTAACTTTCTGCGGCTTCATTCAGACTGTGGACCAAACACAGTCTTCAAGTGGCAAGTCAAACTCAG GAACCTGATCCAGCCTGAACAGTGCAGCTACTCCTTCACCCCGTCCCGACTGGACATCACCTTAAAGAAGAGACACAGCCAGCGCTGGGGGGGTCTGGAGGCCCCTGCCACACAAG GTGCAGTGGGTGGCGCCAAAGTTGCTGTGCCCTCCAGCCCTGCCTGCATGGAGAAAAGCCAGCCAGGCAGCAGCCAGCACAGCCTCCCAGCCAAGGACGAGCCTCCAAGGGTTGGAGAGGAGAAGCCAAAGGCTCCCAAGGCCTCATCCAGAGTGGAGGATGGCGGCCTGGATACTGTGGCTCCTCGCACCGTCTCTGAGCACGTTGCCATCACCAAGCCAGAGCCCACGGTCACGGTG CCTAAGCCTACCTGCATGGTACAGCCCATGACCCATGCACCCCCGGCCAGCAATGAGCGccatgaagaagaggaggagaagaaggtgTGCCTGCCTGGTTTTACAGGATTGGTCAACCTTGGTAACACCTGCTTCATGAACAGTGTCATCCAGTCCCTGTCCAACACCAGAGAACTCAGGGATTACTTCcatg ATCGAGCATTTGAGGCAGAAATCAACTGCAATAATCCGCTGGGAACAGGAGGCAGGCTCGCTATTGGCTTTGCTGTGCTGCTCAGGGCCCTTTGGAAAGGAACACATCATGCCTTCCAACCCTCAAAACTCAAG GCAATTGTGGCCAGTAAAGCCAGTCAATTTACAGGTTATGCCCAGCATGATGCCCAGGAATTCATGGCTTTCTTGCTGGACGGGCTCCACGAGGACTTGAACCGCATCCAGAATAAACCTTACACCGAGACAGTGGACTCTGATGGTCGGCTGGATGAG GTGGTGGCGGAGGAGGCATGGCAGAGGCACAAGATGAGAAACGACTCTTTCATAGTGGACCTCTTCCAAGGCCAGTTCAAATCCAAGCTCGTCTGCCCTACATGCTCCAAG GTGTCCATCACCTTTGACCCCTTCCTCTACCTGCCCGTCCCCCTGCCCCAGAAACAAAAGGTGCTGTCAGTTTTCTACTTTGCTAAGGAACCTCATAAAAAACCCATCAAG tttttgGTGAGTGTGAGCAAGGAGAACTCCAGCACTGCTGAAGTCCTCGAATCCATCTCCAGGAGTGTGAGGGTCAAACCAGAGAACCTCAGACTGGCAGAG gTGGGGAAGAACCGCTTCCAGCGCATGTTCCTGCTGTCCCATTCCCTGGACACAGTGTCTCCCTCTGACATGCTGTTCTGCTTTGAGGTGCTTTCCAAAGACCTGGCTAAGGAGAGAGTTGTACTGCTCCGAGTGCAGCAG AGACTCCAGGTCCCCAACATCCCCATTTCAAAGTGTGCTGCCTgcctgaagcctccagtgtcTGAGGAAGACAAGCTGAAGCGGTGCACTCGCTGCTATCGTGTCGGCTACTGTAATCA GGTGTGCCAGAGGACCCACTGGCCCAATCACAAAGGTCTGTGTCGACCTAACACAGAGAATGTGGGTCTGCCCTTCCTGGTCAGTGTGCCAGAGTCCCGACTGTCCTACGCCCGCCTCACCCAGCTACTAGAGGGTTTCTCCAG gtttTCCGTCAACGTGTTCCAGCCTCCTTTCCAGTCAGGCAGGACATCCCCCGAAACATCCCAGTGCCGGGGAGACCTGCCCCCAATGGCAGCAGGCTCTCCTGAAGGCCCTGGCTCAGGGGATGAGGCCATGGGAGGAAGCAGTACTGTGGCAGCAGGTGACTTGGAGCTGGAGACTCACTCGGCGCTCCCTGAATCCCAGGCAGAGTGTGCTCAGGCCTCAGCACTCCACTCTGGGGAGTCAGaatccctctcctcctcccagaCCTCACTCTCCACCACGCGGACAACAGACTCAGGATTCTCCGAGCCAatctcctccacctcctgctTCTCTCTGGACCCCCATGCTGAAAAAGAGACGTCCTGTGAGAAGTCGGTGCGGCCAGAAG CTGCAGTAACCGGGTATCAGCATCCAAGTGAATCAGCATCAGGTCATGCCAGTCAGTTCTACATTGCACTGCTGGACACTAACAACAAGGAGCAGAGGCTGGATGAAAAAG agGATCCGTTGTTGGACCTTCCTGAAGACACGATCCTTGAGCTGGTGTGGAAAAACAACGAGCGTCTGAAGGAATATGTTCTGGTGAGCTCCAAGGAGCTGGAGTATGAGGAAGACCCTGGCTCTCTGAGTGAGACAGCCAGAGCAGGACACTTTACCCTGGAGCAGTGCCTCAACCTCTTCACAAAGCCAGAGGTGCTGGCTCCAGAGGAGGCATG gtacTGTCCAAAGTGCCAGCAACACCGCGAGGCCTCCAAGCAACTGCTGCTGTGGCGTCTGCCCAACGTTTTGATCATCCAGCTCAAACGCTTCTCCTTCAGGAGTTTCATCTGGAGGGACAAGATAAATGACATGGTTGACTTCCCTGTTAG GAATCTGGATCTGAGTAAGTTCTGTATTGGCCAGAAGGATGAGATGCAACATCCCCCCATCTACGACTTGTATGCAGTCATCAACCACTACGGGGGAATGATAGGAGGCCACTACACAGCTTACGCTCGCCTGCCAAGTGATAAGAACAGCCAGCGCAGTGATGTTG GCTGGCGTTTGTTTGATGACAGCACTGTGACAATGGTGGAGGAGAGCCAGGTGGTGACACGCTACGCCTATGTCCTGTTCTATCGACGGCGAAACTCCCCCGTGGAGAGGCCACCACGGTTCCTCAGGCCTGTCGGAGCTGAGTCGCCCACTGCCACAGGAGCTACTGCCAGCCAG